Proteins from a single region of Congzhengia minquanensis:
- a CDS encoding type II toxin-antitoxin system HicB family antitoxin: MDLSKLIMEYKGYYAIVKIDAEDQIFVGEVFGIADSLSFHGTSVEELEEMFHQSVDSYFDACRHFGKEPERWELI, from the coding sequence ATGGATTTATCCAAATTAATTATGGAATATAAAGGGTACTATGCAATTGTAAAAATTGACGCTGAAGACCAAATTTTTGTTGGCGAAGTTTTCGGAATTGCAGATTCACTAAGTTTTCATGGTACATCAGTAGAAGAATTAGAGGAAATGTTTCACCAAAGTGTTGACAGTTATTTTGATGCATGTAGACATTTTGGAAAAGAACCAGAAAGGTGGGAGTTGATTTAA